A genome region from Myxosarcina sp. GI1 includes the following:
- a CDS encoding transposase, giving the protein MIRLGTGYQGNPILDLRLVEIRHGRSWYRYLTSVLDPKILPPFVVGALYSRRWRIEESFLLLKRLPGLSYLWTGEPLRWAGSPT; this is encoded by the coding sequence TTGATTCGCCTCGGTACTGGTTATCAAGGTAATCCCATTCTGGATTTGCGTTTAGTTGAGATTCGTCATGGTCGTAGCTGGTATCGATATCTTACTTCGGTACTTGACCCCAAGATTTTACCTCCCTTTGTGGTTGGCGCTCTCTACTCACGTCGCTGGCGAATCGAAGAAAGTTTTCTTCTACTTAAACGGTTGCCAGGTTTGAGTTACTTGTGGACTGGTGAGCCACTGCGTTGGGCGGGTTCCCCGACTTGA
- a CDS encoding ATP-binding protein, translated as MLQFLGSVGKNCRWSKLPIRYRGALILSIPAICTFTILVTWIWSREDAIAVHRQIDRSEMAIIETNNVLSLINSAETGIRGYVITRRPDFLESYQQATKEVPNSLTKLEDLHRDTSQQPDVAQITKLIRREMSLLAQTVAATNRTSPRSSQIDNLFSQSQTTLDAIKVNANTLRTEEWELLNTHRQKLFDVRKTTNILLWCVAIISLLGFLAALCLFDLLERELENRRMELQARAGELVSLNQTLVQINSTLAERNQELHDFSHIVSHDLKAPLRAISNLSLWIEEDLEGKLTPDTQKQMNLLRERVGRMENMIEGLLQYARAGRQISSEEKVDVRQLIEETVDLLAPPPEFKIAIEGEMPIIETQRLLLSQIFSNLISNSIKHHHNPSQGKIVISVLEREKFYEFAVSDNGPGIAAKAQAKIFDIFQTLGKQNDKRNTGIGLATVKKIVENQNGAIEVESELNRGTTFRFLWAK; from the coding sequence ATGCTCCAATTTTTGGGTTCGGTTGGTAAAAACTGCCGCTGGTCTAAACTTCCAATTCGTTATCGAGGAGCATTAATTCTTTCCATACCAGCAATTTGCACTTTTACTATCTTAGTAACCTGGATTTGGTCGCGAGAAGATGCGATCGCCGTTCATCGACAAATCGATCGCAGCGAGATGGCGATTATTGAAACTAACAATGTACTTTCTTTAATCAATAGCGCAGAAACGGGGATTCGTGGCTACGTAATTACTCGTCGACCCGATTTTCTCGAATCTTACCAGCAGGCAACTAAAGAGGTGCCAAATAGCCTGACCAAACTTGAAGATTTACACCGCGACACTTCACAACAGCCAGATGTGGCGCAAATTACCAAACTCATACGAAGAGAAATGAGTTTGTTAGCGCAAACAGTAGCAGCAACAAATCGAACCAGTCCGCGTTCTTCTCAGATCGATAATTTATTTTCTCAAAGCCAAACTACTTTAGATGCTATTAAAGTTAATGCTAATACCTTAAGAACGGAAGAGTGGGAGTTGCTAAATACTCACAGACAAAAACTTTTCGATGTCAGAAAAACGACAAACATTTTATTGTGGTGTGTTGCTATTATTAGTCTTCTCGGTTTTTTGGCAGCACTATGTTTATTCGATCTATTAGAGCGTGAGCTAGAAAATAGACGAATGGAACTACAAGCAAGAGCGGGAGAACTTGTCAGTCTCAATCAAACTTTAGTTCAAATTAATAGTACCCTGGCAGAACGCAACCAGGAACTTCATGATTTTTCCCATATCGTATCTCACGATCTCAAAGCACCACTTAGAGCAATTAGCAATCTTTCTTTGTGGATTGAAGAAGACTTAGAAGGTAAACTCACCCCAGATACTCAAAAGCAGATGAATTTACTGAGAGAGCGAGTTGGCAGAATGGAAAACATGATTGAAGGGCTGCTACAATATGCTCGCGCAGGCAGGCAGATAAGCTCCGAAGAAAAAGTTGATGTCAGACAACTGATAGAGGAAACTGTCGATCTTCTAGCTCCTCCCCCAGAGTTTAAGATAGCAATAGAAGGAGAAATGCCAATAATTGAAACTCAACGTTTGCTTTTAAGCCAGATTTTTTCTAACTTAATTAGCAATAGCATCAAGCATCATCACAATCCTTCTCAGGGAAAAATAGTCATTTCAGTTCTAGAACGAGAGAAGTTTTACGAATTTGCCGTTAGCGATAATGGACCTGGCATTGCTGCTAAAGCACAGGCGAAAATTTTTGATATCTTTCAAACTTTAGGCAAACAAAATGATAAACGCAACACGGGAATCGGTCTGGCAACTGTCAAAAAAATTGTAGAAAATCAAAACGGCGCGATCGAAGTAGAATCCGAACTAAATCGCGGGACGACTTTTCGCTTTCTTTGGGCTAAATAA